TGGCATTAGAACTGATCAGCAGGGTGTCCATTCCGTATAAAAGAATTTATCTGTCCAGGAAGTTTTGATCATACCATAACTCCATGGCAGGGTTTGTAAAATAATATCGTATCCCCGCGGGGTCACTTTTTGAAACCAGGCGTCCTGTGCCTGCCATACCAATCCTTCACGCTGTAGAAAGCTGGCGCGAAAACTGTCTACACTACTGTTTTTCATTTTCTCCCATTGCTGAATGGCGGCGTTGACGAGCTGGACGGCTAATTCCTTTTCAGGTGGCGTAATTTCAATTTCTGATGTCAATGGTTGTTCCAGCGGATAATTGCAAAGGATCTTATTTAGTACCAGTTCATGTTCCGCATGATCAGTCCTGCCATCTACCAGTAGCTGCAATAACCGAATGGCTCTTTGTTGCGCCATAGAATCTACGAATTTACCATTTTGCAATAATTGCAACCGGTTGAAGTAGGTATAGAAAAAAGGATGCAATAGTACCAATCCTGCATTGTTGATACGTATACCTTCCTGTTCTGATGTAGCCATCTTCTTCTTTGGAATTTCTGGTGTTACTGGCTGTAATATACGACGGGTTGCTCTTTCATCAAACTGTTTCAGGAAATCGTGTAAAGCCTTTTTATATTGCTCCACATCTTTCAGGATCAATTTCCCTCCCAGCCATTGCAGGTTAAAGATCCTGAATAAATGACGGATCCGTTCCCTTTCAATATTGTCGGCACCCAGCAGTACGAGTTCTTCCTGCATTTCCTTCAGTATATCCACCGAGAATAGGGGTGCATCTGCCAATAGTAACCAGAATTCTTCTTCTCTCAGTAAATGGGCAACTCGTTGTATAGCCGGTGCCGCCTGCAATACCTGTGTGTAAAATCGTTTTTTATCGATGGCTTTGCGCCAGATCTCTATAAAGCTATCCGGCTGGTGGTCATTCAATGTCTCCTGCAGGTAACGGATGGTATCCCGTTCTACATATTCTGCCAGTTGTTTTTGAATCTGTTCTTCCAATGGAGTGACTGGTCTGGCAAACAGCTGGTGCATTCTCAGGCGGATTTGGGGGAACCGCACCGACTTCTCCCAGAGGGAAAATAATAACACAGCTCTTTTCCTGTACAATAATATAACCGCCTGTTGCAACAGGCCATTCTGCAAACCGGGTTGGAGTTGTGTAAACCAATATGGCAGGGATTCACCGCCCAGGAATAAGGTGATCAGGAACACGGCCTGTTGCCATACCTCTTCCCTATCCGATTGATCCGGTATGGTGTCGTACCCGATCCATGATGCCGGCAGCGGTACGTTGGGACCATAGGGATCCAATATACGCCGAACCATGACATCTCCGGATGTGACGAGTAAAAAATACGCCAGTACCGATTCCCGTGTAGTCGCAATAGTAGGCGACACATCAGAGAATTTCTCTTCATACAGTTCCCTGATCAGGGCAGCCAGTGAACCTGCCGGTATTTCTTTTTTATAAAAGATCAATGCCTGTCTGAAAGTATACAGCAATCGTATATACCCGATATTGAAGTGATGCGCCAGTTGTTCCAGGTTACGGCGAATGAACGTCTTCCTGTTGAACTGACCACTGTTATCTGTTACGAGATAAGTGAGTACAAACAGCCACACCATTTTTTCAAATTCTTCCTGCGTGGCTTTAACCGCTGGCCGTTGCTGTTGCAGCATCAGCACATTGGCGATGTAACCGTAGATGAACTCCGCCTGATCCGGTTCCAGCAAGGTGATCAGCTTTTCCAGCGTATGGCGGGAAAAGTGGTAGACAATCCGACGCAGTACATAGTCTGTCTGACTAATGCCAATGATAAACCTGCCGAAACGATCCGGGGTAGTGGTGGTCAGCCGGATCATGTATTCATCCAGCAATGCGCCTTCGCTACTATCTGCCCACCATGGCAATGTACCTGTCAGCAGGTAATGTTCCAGCAAGGCATATAGTCGTTCCGTTTCATCTTTGAAGTACAGATTGCCGGTATCCTGTGTCACCAGTTCCAGCTTGCCTTCCAGTGCATCCCGGAGTGCTGCGATCATGCGATCCGTTATTTGCTGCTCAAAATTGTCATACGCCAGCTCACCCAGATCCAGTTCCAGCCGCTCTATCCACACACTTTCTCCGTTCGCGCCCAATTGGTTGAACAATGTGGCCGTGGCCGGTTCTATACTTTGATTGAACACGCGGCTGATCCTGTCCTGCAGTTCACCAGCCAGCTCCCTTTCTGTAAAGGTCGCATCCATCACTATCTGCTGTATCTTATGTGAGAAAGTCAAGTAATTTATCTTTATTGTCCTGATCAAAATAGGCGGTCTCAAATTTCCGCATATCATTTACGCCCAGCCATCGGAATTTCAATCTGTATTGTGTAGGTGTCAGGTCCCGGAACAGTGATTCGGTGAATCGTCTGAACTCTTCATACTGGCACCTGGCCGGCCATGCGGAGAGTACAATGGTAATATTAAACTTAAAGAAAGATTCAGGCAGCACATGCCAGGGAGTGGCCATCACAAAGAATTCTATATGCCCGCTTACATGCTCCAGGGCTTTTTCTCTATCTGCGAAGGTGAGGTGTTGTGCTTCTTTCAACACTTCTCCTTTACTGTTTTTGACCCTGAAACCATAGACAGGATCTGTAAACAAGGGTTTGAGCAGGGTATGTTCCACCACATAAAACCCTTCTGATTGTATACTGATGTTTTTGAGATGCCGGATCATGGCTATTTGTGCATCGAGGGCTGCCTGCCGGGTGGTATGCCGGGCTACTGCCTGCCAGGTGTGTTGACCGGGCGATTTGTATAATACAAGATAATGATCGTGGTTTTCCACAATTTTATAATGTACCGGATCAATACCATACCTGAGTAAATGCAGCGGCTGATGCCCGAAATAATAACCCTCTTCATCCGGTGGAATTTCACTTACCACATGTATTGTCTCATCGGATACATACACCGTAAATTCCTCCGAAGGATGATCATTAGTGATACTCAGGTGGGATTTCTCAAATACGGCCGTCAGTCGTTCGTCCTGTTCCTGGTGAAAGTACAATAACTGACGCAGGGCTTCCTGATACCCACCAGCTTCTGCCTGCATACGTGCATACATCAAATCGGGCAGTTTCTTGAGCAATCCTGCCTTCCATTCCAGGGTGGTAATGCCTCCATATAGGCGCTGAAAAAGGGTAATTGGATATGGTAGCAGGGGCAGATTAAACCGGGCAATTAAATGGTCTAAAACAGCCTCTTTCCGTTCGTCCGAATTTCCGGCCTGTGGCAATGCATCCAGGTATCCCGGATCCAATAGTTGTGCTATATCCGGCACGTCATCCAGGGATTGGGAAAAATAGGTAGGTTTCTCCGCAGGGGAAAAGAATTGGCTGATATTGCCCAGCTGCGCCGCATAATTGGCCAGTACCTGCTCAAAAAACAACAAATATCCCTTTAATTGCTTCGCCTGTGCTTTTCTTGCATTTGTTTCATCTTTGGAAATGCCTTCCCGTCCTATCCCATAAATAGCAGGAAAAAAATGCTGTATAGAATAATACTTGCCCAGGTCTCGGTATGCACTCTGTAGCGTAGTATCGATCATGGCTACCTGCTGTCCTGTATAATGGCGTTTCCGGATTTCCTTGATCCGCTCGAATACATTCCAGAAAAGTGCGTCCTGCGAATGATGTTCATACTGATCACTAACGATGCTGATATCATTCATGCTATTACTGATATCGACGGACGCAAAATAACCGGATGGTATGCGCACCTGTTTGTTACTAAAGTTCTTACCATCCAGGGAGAGAGACAGATACTTCACCTGCAATACGCCATCCAGGCTTGAAATGGCTTTGATTAGTTCTGCAGGATCTACCTGTATCCTTAATGGTTTGAGATCTTCATCAGGAATAAAGCCGCCGGACAGCAAGGGCCCTGAGTAGATTTCTTCCGTGGTTTTTCCCATCGCGAGCAATTCAGCTTCTGAGAGAAATCTTACCGGGGGATGAATAGTCTGCTCAATCGTATTACAGATGTAAGCCAGCGTTTCCTTTACCTGTTGTTTGCCATCGACCAGTATTGCGGCCTTAATAGCTATGTTGAGGGGACGAAGTATCGTAATGTCTTCAAAGTTTTCTCCCAGGCTGCGGTACCGCATCAAACAACCTTTAACATCTTCTTTCAGCTGATCGTATTGACCGGTGGTGGTAATATTTTCATCGGGCTGTACCAATACATTGAAGATACCTTTACAGATTGTACTGCCAGACTTCGCAACCACGGGTTCTATCCACACCTGCTCTACACCCACTACCTGCCCAAGCAGGAGTTTGCAGAAATCGGCAGTGGTAACCGGACCTGAGCTCAGCACTTCTCCTTTGTTATAAAAGGCATGTGCCTTTGGATCGATATGTCCTGTGGGGCCGGCCAGAATTTCCTCTATAGGGAAACCTGTTTTGTACCGCAGGTCCGTCATCGCAAAGCACACCTGTTCCAGCATGGTCACCCCCGGATCATGAATGTTATAGTCCGTCCAGATATGGCCGGATAACTTTTGCACCATGCTCAGTGCCTCATCTCTCAGTTTCTCATAATCAGAGGGTCCCTCCTTTTTGATCTGTATAGGCTTACTGTTCATTAGTGATAACATTCAGCAGGTAAGAACGAAGTATCATCCCACAGTCGGGTGATCCTGTAATGAATTTCTACGCCTTTACCATAGTTGCTGTTTGTGCGCAACTGCAGGCTATAATTTTTTGTATTTCCTTTCCATCGCAGGCGTAGTCTGTTCCAGAAGAAACCATAGTATGCATCTGTACTACGAATGGTATTGCGCCCATTACCAAAGGCGCTCACAGCGATGGCATGCATGATGGCAAACCGGCCGGTATTCTTTATGCCGACTCTAGCCACCACCTCCATCGCCTGGCAATTATTGAGATCCTTCAGTATATCCTGCCATTTTCCATTGGCGGGTATCGTGCCACACATATAATTGCCTACACGGCCTTCCATGGCAATAAAACCATTGACCTGCAATCGGGTGTTTTCATCGCAGGGTGCTCCCACCCCCATACTGCCATTGGAATGTAGAAATACACTTTGCGCATCCCGCTTTACTTCTTCTGTTTCTGTGGTAAATGCCTGCATACGCAGGGCCGGGCTGGTGCGCTCATCTTTTTCCATCATGAAAAATGGCGACTGATCGTTTGTATTACGGTAAAAGCTGATCAATTTGGTAGAAGTACCCAACGCCTTTACCTGTAAGCCATTTTCTTCATCTTTCGCAAACCCGTCTTCCTGCTTATTGATGGCAGAATCAATCAGGAAGGCAAAATGGATTTCCGTAGGGACTTTCCCATTTTTAAAATGCTCTTTCAGCTCTTCTCTGCCTAAGGTTTTAGATGCCATAATGTAATTATTTTGAGTGAATACTTAATCGTATCATTTCTCCTTCCATATCATTGTTATCTGCTGTATGTCCATAATTGGGCAGCAGCTTTCTGCCTACTATCATCTCTTCGCCGGTAATCAGGCCATTGATGCCGATGGGTGCAGGCTCCCTGTAAATCGATTCGCTGATAACATTGATAAGGTGGTGATTGGTGGGGATTAATACAGCTCCGGGTGTGGAGGGCATGATAAATTCAACATCTTCCAAAGCTGTATCCAGGGCACAATATGTTTTTTCCCCCGTTTTTGGATCCGTTTCCGTAAAAAAGTGTATTAATGAAAATGCTGTCATGTATGTTACATATGGCAGTTTCCTGATAAAACTGATCAGGTCTGTCAGGTAGATCCTGCTACCGATGCTCAGGTCTGCATCTTTATCGTATAGCCATGGGGTCAGGAAGTGATGGATGTCATCCTGCATTCTGTTCAGGTAATAGTTGCTATCATTGTCATAAAACCGCACATCGCAGATCACCTTTACCCTCTCGTATACCGGGTTGTGTACGGCTACTTCCATATAGGGGGGCATCAGACTTTTTACATAATCACGGATGCTGTAAAGTGTGGCCAGGTCAGTTCTGGGCTCCGGCATTTCCATTCCTTCCTGTAGCCGGGGTACCACGATCAGTTGCAGGTCTGGCCCTGTATCTTCATGATTCGAGATATACTTGGCAATGAGAATATCCGGGAAGGCTTCCAGGACCATTTGAATAATGTCTACGCCTAATACTGGTCTGTTCTTATGCCGGAGCCTTTCGCTCACACGTACATAATACTCTTCCTTTGTTTCAGCTGGTCTGCCACCAAAGGAAGGAAAGAGTTGGTAGACCTGCTGTATACCTCTCACTTCTTTCTGCAGGCTTTTGATAGATAAGGGAGGAAGACTTGTGCTGATTGCAGTGTCTGCCTGTTCCCTTTTCACAATGCCTGCATTGAGAAAGATGCCCTTCACCATTGGGCGTGTAGTCGGAGCTTCCGTACAGGACAACCGCAGCCATTGAATACCTGATTCCAGACGGGTATGGCCGCCGGCATCCAACATCGGTATTTTTAATACAACGATGCCGCTGCGGATAAAGCTTTGTGTACTATCCGCCAGTATATGCTGTTGCTCCAGTGGCAACCACTTGTCATTATGCAGATAGTTCCATTGATAGCTTTGCAGTGTGCTGGTGGTGTCGGAATAATATTTTTCTTCCAGCTGAAATAGGAACGAAAGGGTTTCCTGTTGTTTTACATTATCCAGCCCGATATATAAATTCGCTGCATGTTCAAATTCAGGCAGCAAAGTAAATTCTGATTCATTTGCCTGCGGATAGGCTAGTCTATACCCAAAAGGATAGATATGTAACAAGGTTGTATGCCGATTCACATCTTCCACTAGTTCTGGTTTGAACACTTCTGTATGTTCCAGGTCATACTCCACTGTGATAGATTTCACCAGGGGGATATACGGAGGATTTGGGATGCGGCGCTTTTTGGCCCATTTATTCGCATTGTGGGTAACAACCTCCGGAAACAGCTGCGTATACAGGCGATGCCCGAAAGCATCTGGTGGTCCAGTGAGTTCCAGTCTCACCACGCCATCTTCGTAGTAACTACTTTTCCGCGGACTGTTATTGAAATTTATTCTGACAAAATCTATATTCCGGATGTCTGTTTTTTCTAACAATTTCTTATCCTGCCCTAATTGGAACAGGTGAAATTGTTGCCGTTTTTCTTTTGCAGGCAGAAAGGCGCCATCCCGCATATTGCTCAGGCTTACCTGGAAAGCATCGTTTGTTATGCCAGCATGATAATCTGCATACCAGCTATCAAAGCCCCCTTCTACAGCAGGCAGGTCCAGCCATTCCAGCTGCAGGGCAAACTGTTTCGTATACCGGTTAAAGATATTCGCATTTGTGATCTGCAGGTAGCTGCCGACAGTCGGGGCTGGTCCAAATAACTGAAATGGATTCGCCGCACTCAACGGGCCTACATTATTCTGCAACTGCACCGACCTGAATCCTTTTACTTTTGCATGGATAGTGACCCTGTCCAGTTTCAGGTATTGCAGGTAAGAATAGGGATGATGGAAGCTGTTGTTATTGAGCTCGATCTTTACCATCGGGTGTACAATCTGGTACTTTTCGCCATGCAGTTTGGGATTGTATGCAACAGCTGGTGGAGCGGTCATCCCTATTGTAAATGAAACCTGTATACTATCTGTTGTAAACCTTGCTGCATATTCCTTTATCAACAGCCATCCCTCAGGCCCGGTATAATAGATCTGGAATGCGGAGGAGAGCAGTTCCGCTTTTAACACATCTTCCTTTCTGTTCATTACAGCAGAGAGATTGGAAATATAGCTATTGAGCTTTTCAAAACTTGCTGGTGTGCCATATAAATGAATCGTCACTGTTCTGGCACCTTCTTCGAGGCACAATACCGGTGAAGCCAGTATGAAACCCATAGACAGGATATCCATGGTCCGGTTATTGTTTCCCAGTTCAGCCTGTTCTTCGCCCAGCATAGGCCATGACTGTACAGGAGGTGCATCCGGCAAATAGGCGGATGCAGTTGAGATGGTCTGCTGCTTCATATATACCTGTGTTTCTACCATATCCTGTTGCGCATCGTCACGAGCCCTTATCTGTTTGTGATGACCGACAAATACGGTTCGGAGGGCGACCAGTTTTGTCTGCGATACGGGCAATTTGAACAACAGGCGGAATAGCACAGGGGGCTTCCCCTTCACTAGTTCCGCAGGGAACAGGGTATTTTCCGGCAATACCTGATTAGGGGCATTGGGCATTGGCACTATCAGCACGTGTACAATATCTGGTTCTGCTTTTTTAAAAGGGATGCCGAGTACCGTCGTATAATAATACTCAAGATGCCGTGCCGTGAGTCCGTTGATCTGTTGCTGCAGTTGTTTGTATAATTCAAGAAATGCGAGCAACAGCCCGATATGCGGATGATGCTGATGTGCTGGTTCCAGCAATTTCAATTGCCGGCTGGCGGCGCTGGTCACCTGATAGAACGTGGCACGAAGGCGGTTGTAGATTTCATTCAGGGATTCATAACCCAGAAAGGTACCGGGATGTGGATCCTTTGCAGCCCGTTGTGCAATTCTGGCGAATGACACTGACGGATCGACTGTATGTAAGATCGTCCCTGGCTGGAAGAGTGCCTGTGCCTGGGTTTCGTAGCTCAACAGATGGTACACATCGAGTTCCACACTGTCCATCACCTGGTCGATGTAATTCCAGAAGGCGGCCGCTGTATCTGCTGTTCTGGCCAGTTGCAGCTGATGGCCCAGTAAGATCGCGATGGTATATAACAGATCAAACAGGGCTGTCAATCCTTCCCTTAGTTGTTCTTCATTGCCTGCTTTTTCAAGTCCCTGACGAATGTCCTGCTGTAAGGACTGATAATCGCCAAAATCTAATCGTGCGATATATTGTAATACAATCCGCAGGTCTCCCTGCAGAAATTCCTGCCAGTGACCATCTGGTTCATTTTTTAGGTTATAATACCGGATCTGCTTTGAAAACTCCACGAGCTGCATGAGCAGGTCTGCGGAACTACGATCATCGATCTTTACATACGATGGATGTAAGGCGGGCAGGTAACGCTCTGATTGAGTGACCCCATCTCTGATATAGTCAAAGAGGTGCTTCATGTAAGACTCGTACCCTCCAGGAAGTAAAACGGATATACGAGATTATGCCTGGTATTGGTAATGATAACCGTATAATTCAACTGAATGTGCAGTATTCCTTTCAGTTCATCCCTGCTCAGTAATTCTATGTTTACGTCTTTCACCCTTGGTTCATAATTCAGGAGTGCGTAGTAGATCATATGCTTCATCTCACCCATCAGTGAAGAAGCGAAATTTTCGAAGACCAGCTTATTCAGATCACAGCCAAAGGTGGGCTGCATCAGTCGTTCGCCGGGAATAGTACTGAGAATGATGCGAATGCTTTCTTCAATATCAGCAATATCTGATACCATAATGGCGGTGCGGCCTACCTTGT
This Chitinophaga sancti DNA region includes the following protein-coding sequences:
- a CDS encoding contractile injection system tape measure protein, whose translation is MTFSHKIQQIVMDATFTERELAGELQDRISRVFNQSIEPATATLFNQLGANGESVWIERLELDLGELAYDNFEQQITDRMIAALRDALEGKLELVTQDTGNLYFKDETERLYALLEHYLLTGTLPWWADSSEGALLDEYMIRLTTTTPDRFGRFIIGISQTDYVLRRIVYHFSRHTLEKLITLLEPDQAEFIYGYIANVLMLQQQRPAVKATQEEFEKMVWLFVLTYLVTDNSGQFNRKTFIRRNLEQLAHHFNIGYIRLLYTFRQALIFYKKEIPAGSLAALIRELYEEKFSDVSPTIATTRESVLAYFLLVTSGDVMVRRILDPYGPNVPLPASWIGYDTIPDQSDREEVWQQAVFLITLFLGGESLPYWFTQLQPGLQNGLLQQAVILLYRKRAVLLFSLWEKSVRFPQIRLRMHQLFARPVTPLEEQIQKQLAEYVERDTIRYLQETLNDHQPDSFIEIWRKAIDKKRFYTQVLQAAPAIQRVAHLLREEEFWLLLADAPLFSVDILKEMQEELVLLGADNIERERIRHLFRIFNLQWLGGKLILKDVEQYKKALHDFLKQFDERATRRILQPVTPEIPKKKMATSEQEGIRINNAGLVLLHPFFYTYFNRLQLLQNGKFVDSMAQQRAIRLLQLLVDGRTDHAEHELVLNKILCNYPLEQPLTSEIEITPPEKELAVQLVNAAIQQWEKMKNSSVDSFRASFLQREGLVWQAQDAWFQKVTPRGYDIILQTLPWSYGMIKTSWTDKFFYTEWTPC
- a CDS encoding GPW/gp25 family protein produces the protein MEIQSFLGTGWSFPPSFDKVGRTAIMVSDIADIEESIRIILSTIPGERLMQPTFGCDLNKLVFENFASSLMGEMKHMIYYALLNYEPRVKDVNIELLSRDELKGILHIQLNYTVIITNTRHNLVYPFYFLEGTSLT